The Salarias fasciatus chromosome 11, fSalaFa1.1, whole genome shotgun sequence genomic interval atgtcatatttggAAAGTGAACTAATTATTTGTAGTTTAGTCTTTATCAGGCAAGTCAACCATATTGTGAAATCTCTGCATGTCTTTCCTTTTAAATCCAACTATTACACACAGATGATAATCACTTTCTATTTTCTATTTGAGTTACGAATATGAAGATAAGACTAAACATTGAGATCCTGTAGATACTTTCCCTCTTCACTGGAAAAGCAGACGTATGCTCCGTTAAGTCAGTTCATCTTattcaaattgaaaaagatATAAATTAGGAAAAAATGTGCTTGAGCAAAGCATTGTACACAAAAAGCTAAAGtaatttttcaaacaaatgtgaAATGATTTTAGTAAGTCATATTTaggatattttgaaaaaaaaaaccattaagAAATGCCTAAGTTTTACAGAAATCAATGATGCTTTTTATATTGATTTCAGagtaatatataaataaaatgctaGGCTGTGGTCTTTAAGTGAATGTCCAGTATGAGGTTCCACATTATGGAAAGTGGTTTCATAAATATCCGTGTTGTTTGCCTGACTGGTCCACGATGTAGTTCTTATGCCAGTCAGTCATTCTTTGAGCAAAGCTCTTGACACATGTGGTTGGAAAcataaacaggaagaaaaataaaagcataaataaatgtgattatttcacTGCCGCTACGGTTACTTAACTACAGCGAAGAAATCATTTTGGGACTCTTAAGAGGAAACCTGCAAGGTAAGAGTTTTCTGAAGACACAAATCATGCGTCACAATATGAAAATTACAGCCTGGCAGTTGTTTGAATCCACCCCTCAGTTTCTCAGACGCTAGTTGTGTCCTCAAGGTTAATGCATCACTGTAGTGACTTGGAGCGGCACTAAATCTCAGCCACACACTActgagcctccacctgctctcaATCCGTCACCTGCTGTTGCTGatactgcaggagctgctgttgCTGGTAGTGTTGGATCTGctggatctgctgcagctgttgtagTTGAGTCTGCTGTTGGAggctgaactgctgctgctgctgctgctgctgctgctgctgctgctgggacaggaagtgagccGCCGCCTGTCCGTCGTACCCGTCGGGCCCCATAACGTAGGAGCCAGCAGGGGGAGACGCCACACCGGAGGGATCGTTGTTGATGGGCTCCCAGGcgtcggaggaggagaggcagtaGTGGCCCTGGGAGACGTACGTGTGAGGCCACACCTCTGCCGAGGAGTGGTGCAATATctgatctggaaaaaaaaaaaaaaaatgaaatagcaGCAGCTGCCGTGAGCGCTGTTCAGACTGGGAGAGCAGATGGGAGGAAGAACACTGTGTGGTTCAAAATGCTAAAAAGCACAACAGGCTGAATCATTTTGATCTAGcatcaataaatacaaaacagaggatttttttttttttattcagtcttCGGACAGAATGCCAATTACATCATGCTTTAGGAAAATATTTGTCCTTAATATATTGGCTTGTTTGTATAAATCCACCATTCGATGCAAATGAACTGATATATGTTCTGATGCAAGATTTCAAAATCAGCGAAAGCAAATTGTATAACAATGTTGTGTTATACAACATATAGAAAATTCTCTGTTTTCATTACTCTCAAGTGACAGTACAATCTATTTTAGTTTTTTGCTTTGGACAGGAATTTCCTCAATCCACTCTGTTAGTCTGTCGGTTTGTCTGCTCGAGTTTTCCTAAATAGAAAAGTTTTCACTTTGGTTGAGTTCAACTAACAGCGTGGAGTCTTCACTCCTTGTATAACACGAACATAGCCTTGCTTTTGTGAgacttttttcaaaagaaaaagacaatgaaatGGTCCTAAAGTAAACAACCACACATTTTACTTGAAGCTGATTGATTACAACGGTAAGACAATTTTAtcgtaaaataaaaaatgagctTGTTTAATTAGTCTCACTCAAACTTCATGAAAAGAAAATTTTGCATGATTAAAGGGTGAATACTGTACTGAGTCAAgttacatttgatttttttatgtcaAAACAAATTTTAAGTACAAATTGTTTCGAATATCTtacatgtcatttttgtttcattttgcttcCTCAAAATCTGGAAGTTTTTGTGGATGAATATAACTCAATACACTTATCAAACACATTTGTCTCGACTTTAATTAATACAAAATTGTGTTGTGAGACATCTCATTAACAGAATGTCATCCCAGTTGTAGCTTCATTACACTGGTTACTCACACTCCTCAGAGTAGATTTTATccttaaaataattatttttaagCTGATATGAGAAGAGGTCCCTAAATGGCTCATCAGGGCCACTCATTAAAATACTTGGACAGCAAATTTCAAAGGATATTTCAAGACTTTGAAGTGTGAATAATCACTCGTCTACTACATTTATCTGAAGTGAAAGCTGCAGATAAGACTTAAAGTGGGCATTTTTAGGATAAACATTTCCTGAATTGGATTTATTTCGTACTGTATTTCTCTGCAACACGGACTGTTGTAACATTGCAGAACGATGTGAAAAAGCACTGTTTTTATTCTAAGTgaatcaaatcaataaaaagcaTTGACTGGGAGGAAGTCACGCTTCACCAAATGCTGCCCAGTAAACATAACAGCAGGAACGATGTTAACGCTGGGGATAACTATTCAATCGCATTTTGAAAGACTGTTGTGCATTTAGTAATTTAATTCATTGGGGGATACGCAGGAAATGCAACTGTCACCAAATATGTTTGTCTGCCTGATCGACTGTTCAAGACAGATGTAACCTGCTTCTTTAAAGTTCTTACCTCGACTGGTGATGCTCTCCTGGTTGACCTCGCTCAGGTGAGCCACGCTGCCCTGGTTTGATCCCGACCGCGGGCTCTCGCCGTCCATCGATGACCACGCCAGGAGCGTTGCCTCTGAGATAGCGAACTGCTGCAGGATACCTGGGGTCACAATCCAGAGGATGAGTCAGACTCACAGCCAGGAGCCGCATCCTGTGAATTGGCTGAATATCTGGCATAAATCCAAACAAGTGAAGTCATGAGCTCATAATTCTGCTGATGACGGTTAAGAGGCtccgtggccccgcccctctccgGCTGTGTCCGACCTGCAGCAAAACGGGCCTCCTTCTCCCCATCGCTGAGGTCGCTGTAGGCGTCGTTCTCCAGCCGCCGCTCCTTTTCCCGCTCCTGGGTGCTGATGCGGGCCTGGGGCACTCCGCCCGCGCCCACTGTCGACATGCCCCAGTTTTGCCATTCGATCATGTGAGCGACGCGACCCTGGGCCATGGCTGTGGGCTTCGTCACTCTTTCTTTCATGGTCCGTGTGACTCCTGCTCGCCGAGGAACGCGGGACgatgagggaggagagggggatgagatgggaggagggaaaaataaaaagaaacaagatgGGAGGATGTGAcagaaggaggaaaagaggaagattGAAAGGTTGAGATAGCAGAATTTGAGGGAAGTAGTAGAAGAGGGTGGGAAGATGAGTTTGTTGTTGGTAAATCGGGTtatgggaggaggagaaggacaaacggaaggaaagaagaaacacaaacagtagATCTGTTAGAATCAAGTTTATATGCTGCTGAGTAATGGAGGTTGTGATGGCCCATGAAAATATGGAAATGTAGTAAGATAGGACTGATAAACCGCTTTTACAGCTGATGGACTATAATACTGTCACTGGATGGTCAGTATTGCAATTTCAGTAACACACACTCTTCATTGAGGAGTGGACTTTCCTCTCTTGATAAAGCCAATAGTTACCGCTGCTTCGGGCCTCTTGGGACAGTTTGTAGTTAAGCTGCTAAAGGTTTACACGGCAGGGAGACCTTCTCTGATGCCTTCAGTCTCTCCCCCCGTTCACCCACTATACAACGTCACCATTACACTACCTGAATGAGGCTCTCGTCTAATCTGTCATCTCTCCTTTCTGTCCCCACATCCATAcattcctgcaggatctctgggTGAAGAACTGAAAGTTTGGAATCAGTGCTTCCTCCCTGCGACGTCTTTATTAGCTGCTGTTTGTTGATTTATGTCCTGTAGCTTAATAACTCACTATATTGGTTTTCTATCTTTCTATACCTTAACAGGTGAAAACAGATGACCTGAGTTTGGATCTGCAGGAGATCTCCTTTTGGTAAAAGGCAGTTTTTCCTGCCCACTGTTGTCTATATGCTAATGCGTATTTTATTTACGTGCAAAGTGCTATAAGAAGATTATGTTCTAATTGCTGCCGTATAAATTAATCTGAGTTGCTTCTGTCTTGGAACATCTTCAACTCACAATATCACAGAAGATGACTGGAGGTGGTTTGAGTCTTTTTTCCAGCCTCAACACCTTTTATATTATTTTGACACTCCAGAGTGACAACTGCAGACCAAACCAATGAATATGAACTGAAAATAATGTTAATTTCAACTTAATAAGACACATCCAGAAGGTGTCGATTTAGTAAGCATCAATTAATGATGCATTTCCTGCATGTTTGAAACAGAACCGTTGTATTTTCTTAATGTAGCGTCGGTGGCGTTCACAAAAGTGTAAGATGAGTAAAAAAGCCTTATCAGTCAAATCCTACTATTCAAATCCCCGCAGATGGAAGAGGGAGTTGTGACAATGATTATATAAATAGCCGGGCGACAATGGTTGTGTGTTTAATGAGACTGAGCCGTCACCTGTTGGCCGTactgggaggagaggaggcgatGGATGTGTCTTGTCTGACAAAAGTGCATCATGGGACGGAGCGGGTTAATTGGGGTGACGTGGCCGTGTGGCGTGAGTAATGAGGGGTTGGCTTGTTGACATGATCACTTTTTCACACCTCTGCTCGCCTGCGCTGGCTAAGCAAGAAACCGCCTCTCTTATTCCCGTTCCCGTTCGCCCGAGAACTCGAATCGGAGCTGCTGAACTTCATCTCTCTTCACAGAAGGCAATCATTTCAAGCCACCGCGCTAATAACAACTCCGAGTTGCATAAAGGCTGCTCAATATTTCATGTGGCCAACATATGATGACACATACTGTAAATCCCTGGCTGTGACGCTCTCTGATGGTGGTGCACGAAGATGAAATTTATGAATAAATTATAAGACAAATTAGTACCACACAACACAGTGCAGCTGCTGCGCTTCGTTACACTACACTGCCAAACATTTCACTGCACCCAAATGTACTACACTGCACACAACAGCTGGACtccatagaaaaaaaaaggaaacactgcacttcaCTACACTGCACTTTACTGTGTTCAACACAACACTTTACACACCCAGACTGATTCTTGTTGGGCACGCCACGAAGTCACAACCACTTAACATAAATACACTACACTTCCCACTCACCTTCTCCTCAGAGCAACAAGCTGCATGGTgatgcgtggtgtgtgtgtgtgtgtgcgtgtgcgtgtcgTGCGTGTGTCGTGCGTTGTTGTGGATTCTTTGCCGCCAATGGCTCGCGGGGAGCCATTGACTGATATTAGAGTGCGGGGAGGAAGTGATTCAGGGGAACCCGTTGAGGGTACCATGCTGACTCCAGCGCCCGCAGAGGGCGGAGCCAACATGGGGTCATTTACCAGTTtacatcacagacacacacctgacacACCTGACAGAGAAGACTTAGCCAGAGCCCCGATGCCATAGGCGTTTGAGTTCCTCTTGAGCCGGGGCAAGATCGATGTGGTGTCTTCCATAGACAGCTGGAAGGGGGGGGAAGACAGAggaatggaggagggagggagggggggagagcaTGGAGAAAAAGACAGCATGGATGGTGTGACAGGGCGCACGGAGACATCGAGAcggtgtgtgagtgaagaggagaggTGGTGGAGACGTCAGGTTaagacaaaaagacacaaacatttTGCATCAAGAAAATCCTGACTCAAAATTTACAGcgtgctttttttaaaatcgcACTAATAGGTGTTTTTTGTGATTGTGCTCACTACCGTGCACCCGCACCACAAAACCGCAAGACCGACTACAAAGCTGAAGAGGTGGGGAGGGGAGGCTGTGAGGGAGAAAGGCCTGATCTCTAGAAGggtgactgaaaacaaaacaggtgAAGGAAACAAAAGGATAGGGAAAGGAGGAAGAGTGGATGAAGGAATGATGCCACGACACTTACATTGATTCCTTCCCATGAAAATTCTGAACGTCCATGctgagaagagaaagaggaggagagagggatgggGAAAGAAGGAGCGGGAAAGAATAAGAGCGTGACAGGACGGATATTGACGTGCATCGGGAtgggagagggacagaggatCGGTCGCGCATCGCGCATGCAGGGGGGAGAAATTAAGTGAAGGGAAGAGGAAAAATAGAGAGAAAGATAGACAGGACTTTCCAGAAACAAAGAGAGGCAACAGTCAAGGACCAGAATGGCAGAGAGACGGGAGGGGATTAAACAGGGATCAGTTTATATTTGCTCAGTTATGTATAGCAGAGTGAATATGCTTCGGATGAATGAGTTTCCTCTTCAGTCACATGTGCTGCCAAAAACACTTGAAAGCCAGcggaaaaatgtgtgtgtgcgtgtgcgtgtgtgtgtgtgtgtgt includes:
- the fam131bb gene encoding protein FAM131B isoform X5, which codes for MGCIGSRRLTADGVPVQKDGEQLSMEDTTSILPRLKRNSNAYGIGALAKSSLSGVSGVTRTMKERVTKPTAMAQGRVAHMIEWQNWGMSTVGAGGVPQARISTQEREKERRLENDAYSDLSDGEKEARFAAGILQQFAISEATLLAWSSMDGESPRSGSNQGSVAHLSEVNQESITSRDQILHHSSAEVWPHTYVSQGHYCLSSSDAWEPINNDPSGVASPPAGSYVMGPDGYDGQAAAHFLSQQQQQQQQQQQQQFSLQQQTQLQQLQQIQQIQHYQQQQLLQYQQQQSLEHRLHSANHSLQATPNSTIHSLVHPVHPPLVDLWNTGQMEAYQAEAGGYMGVAAVVEPSLCVPSGEEMVGSEHSPLLEQQEEEVKEEEVTLGVEPESATLTPPTQQGDASGGSSPGQPPAEPITERKASDVTSGLIQTLEEKEEEEEGAPPASMATN
- the fam131bb gene encoding protein FAM131B isoform X6, producing MGCIGSRRLTADGVPVQKDGEQLSMEDTTSILPRLKRNSNAYGIGALAKSSLSGVTRTMKERVTKPTAMAQGRVAHMIEWQNWGMSTVGAGGVPQARISTQEREKERRLENDAYSDLSDGEKEARFAAGILQQFAISEATLLAWSSMDGESPRSGSNQGSVAHLSEVNQESITSRDQILHHSSAEVWPHTYVSQGHYCLSSSDAWEPINNDPSGVASPPAGSYVMGPDGYDGQAAAHFLSQQQQQQQQQQQQQFSLQQQTQLQQLQQIQQIQHYQQQQLLQYQQQQSLEHRLHSANHSLQATPNSTIHSLVHPVHPPLVDLWNTGQMEAYQAEAGGYMGVAAVVEPSLCVPSGEEMVGSEHSPLLEQQEEEVKEEEVTLGVEPESATLTPPTQQGDASGGSSPGQPPAEPITERKASDVTSGLIQTLEEKEEEEEGAPPASMATN
- the fam131bb gene encoding protein FAM131B isoform X4, yielding MGCIGSRRLTADGVPVQKDGEQHGRSEFSWEGINLSMEDTTSILPRLKRNSNAYGIGALAKSSLSVTRTMKERVTKPTAMAQGRVAHMIEWQNWGMSTVGAGGVPQARISTQEREKERRLENDAYSDLSDGEKEARFAAGILQQFAISEATLLAWSSMDGESPRSGSNQGSVAHLSEVNQESITSRDQILHHSSAEVWPHTYVSQGHYCLSSSDAWEPINNDPSGVASPPAGSYVMGPDGYDGQAAAHFLSQQQQQQQQQQQQQFSLQQQTQLQQLQQIQQIQHYQQQQLLQYQQQQSLEHRLHSANHSLQATPNSTIHSLVHPVHPPLVDLWNTGQMEAYQAEAGGYMGVAAVVEPSLCVPSGEEMVGSEHSPLLEQQEEEVKEEEVTLGVEPESATLTPPTQQGDASGGSSPGQPPAEPITERKASDVTSGLIQTLEEKEEEEEGAPPASMATN
- the fam131bb gene encoding protein FAM131B isoform X3 is translated as MGCIGSRRLTADGVPVQKDGEQHGRSEFSWEGINLSMEDTTSILPRLKRNSNAYGIGALAKSSLSGVTRTMKERVTKPTAMAQGRVAHMIEWQNWGMSTVGAGGVPQARISTQEREKERRLENDAYSDLSDGEKEARFAAGILQQFAISEATLLAWSSMDGESPRSGSNQGSVAHLSEVNQESITSRDQILHHSSAEVWPHTYVSQGHYCLSSSDAWEPINNDPSGVASPPAGSYVMGPDGYDGQAAAHFLSQQQQQQQQQQQQQFSLQQQTQLQQLQQIQQIQHYQQQQLLQYQQQQSLEHRLHSANHSLQATPNSTIHSLVHPVHPPLVDLWNTGQMEAYQAEAGGYMGVAAVVEPSLCVPSGEEMVGSEHSPLLEQQEEEVKEEEVTLGVEPESATLTPPTQQGDASGGSSPGQPPAEPITERKASDVTSGLIQTLEEKEEEEEGAPPASMATN
- the fam131bb gene encoding protein FAM131B isoform X2; the encoded protein is MGCIGSRRLTADGVPVQKDGEQHGRSEFSWEGINLSMEDTTSILPRLKRNSNAYGIGALAKSSLSGVSVTRTMKERVTKPTAMAQGRVAHMIEWQNWGMSTVGAGGVPQARISTQEREKERRLENDAYSDLSDGEKEARFAAGILQQFAISEATLLAWSSMDGESPRSGSNQGSVAHLSEVNQESITSRDQILHHSSAEVWPHTYVSQGHYCLSSSDAWEPINNDPSGVASPPAGSYVMGPDGYDGQAAAHFLSQQQQQQQQQQQQQFSLQQQTQLQQLQQIQQIQHYQQQQLLQYQQQQSLEHRLHSANHSLQATPNSTIHSLVHPVHPPLVDLWNTGQMEAYQAEAGGYMGVAAVVEPSLCVPSGEEMVGSEHSPLLEQQEEEVKEEEVTLGVEPESATLTPPTQQGDASGGSSPGQPPAEPITERKASDVTSGLIQTLEEKEEEEEGAPPASMATN
- the fam131bb gene encoding protein FAM131B isoform X1 — protein: MGCIGSRRLTADGVPVQKDGEQHGRSEFSWEGINLSMEDTTSILPRLKRNSNAYGIGALAKSSLSGVSGVTRTMKERVTKPTAMAQGRVAHMIEWQNWGMSTVGAGGVPQARISTQEREKERRLENDAYSDLSDGEKEARFAAGILQQFAISEATLLAWSSMDGESPRSGSNQGSVAHLSEVNQESITSRDQILHHSSAEVWPHTYVSQGHYCLSSSDAWEPINNDPSGVASPPAGSYVMGPDGYDGQAAAHFLSQQQQQQQQQQQQQFSLQQQTQLQQLQQIQQIQHYQQQQLLQYQQQQSLEHRLHSANHSLQATPNSTIHSLVHPVHPPLVDLWNTGQMEAYQAEAGGYMGVAAVVEPSLCVPSGEEMVGSEHSPLLEQQEEEVKEEEVTLGVEPESATLTPPTQQGDASGGSSPGQPPAEPITERKASDVTSGLIQTLEEKEEEEEGAPPASMATN